The DNA sequence GAAAGAGGGAAGCTTGATAAAGAAGTATATGATAAGCTTTATAATTTGTTTAAATCAACAAATTGGCAGCCAGCTAGGTGTAATGATGATTATGTTCCAATAAAGATAGAGTTACCTATTTATGCTACTCTTGGGTGATTATCCGAAAAAGGTAGCATTTATTCCTTCAAAATTGAGTGCTTTGGGTTTATAGAAAAATAAAAGAGTTGAAATATGAAAGTGACACTTAAGGTTACCTTGTTTTTATTAATCACTTCTATGTCATTTTCTCTTTGTGCGCAGCACGATAGTGTTGAAGTTGAAAAGTGTAAAGTAGAGTATGATAGTATTCATGGAATGGATTGTTATGTGTCAGCGGACCGAAATGCAACACCTGTTGATGGGATAGGTGAGCTATTTAAAACTTTTAGGAAGACGCTGAAATTAAGTAAGGAAGATAGGGAACTCAATGAATTTGGTAAGTATTTTTTTTCTTTTATTGTTGATGAAAATGGAACTGTAATTTCGGTTAAATCAATTAGAGGGAAAATAACAAGACCTTCTTTAGATTTAGTATATGATATTTTAAATTCTACAGAATGGATTCCTGGGAAATGTGGAGATAAGTATGTACCTATGAAAATGATACTACCTTGTCAGATTTGTTTTAAATAGAAAATGAGTTATTCCAAATTAATATTTGTGATAACTCATTTTCTGGTGTAGCATCTAATGCAAATTATTTCAAAATCTGAGCTGTATGCTCTTTTGTTTTAACTTTCCCGATAATATCCTCAATATTACCTTCCTCATCTATTATAAAAGTTGTACGTACCGTTCCCATATATTCCCTGCCGTACATTTTCTTGAGTTGCCATGTTCCGTACAGTTCGTGAACTGCTTTGTCCTCATCAGCAATCAAACGGAAAGGAAGCTCGTGTTTTGCGATAAATTTCTGATGGCTTTTTTCTCCGTCTGTACTCACACCAATCACTTCATATCCTTTTGCTTGCAACGCCTCATAATTATCTCTCAGGTTACAAGATTGTGCTGTACAGCCTGGTGTATTGTCTTTCGGGTAAAAGTACAGAACCACTTTCTTTCCTTTAAAATCTGAAAGTTTGATCTCGTCTCCATTTTGGTCTTTGGCGATAAATTCTGGTGCTTTTTGTCCGATCGTTAATTCCATTTTTGAATAATATGGTTTTGGATGAAAAAAATATTCTTTTCTGGTATGTCTAACCAATCAAGCCACTAATTTAGCAATGTTTTTTGTGGAATCACCTTTCTTGAAGGTGATCTACAGTAGTTGAAAACTGAATGTCAAGCTAAATGTTAGAACCAATTGCCATATTTTTTCTGGTGGTTTACGCCTTTTCATTACTATTCTTGAGAAAGGGGTGGAGAGAACTGCCTTCGTTGGGTTTTTCAAGGGATAAATTATCAAGTACTACCCAAGTTACAGTTTTGATTCCTGTCCGAAATGAGGCTGCCAATATTCTTAATTTGCTAAATGACTTGACAGCTCAAAGTGTTGAAAACTTTGAGGTAGTGGTAGTTGACGATCATTCTGATGATGAAACTGTCCGATTGGTTAGACAATTTGAACCCGGAGATCATTTTAACCTTAGGTTTATTACAGCTTCTAAAGGAGTTGGGAAAAAGAGTGCGCTTACTTTGGGTATGTCATATGCCAGTGGTGAATTGATTGTGACGACAGATGGAGATTGCAGGGTGCCGGAAAAATGGTTGGAAACGATACTGAGGTATTATGATACTTTTCAGCCGCAAATGATTTGTGGCGGAGTTACATTTCATCAAGAAAAAAATCTATGGCAAAAGATGTTGACCGTAGAGTTTATGAGTGCCATCGGAACAGGAGCTGCAAGTTTAGGGTTGAGGAAACCGAATATGTGTAGTGGCGCAAATCTGGCATTTACAAAAACCGTTTTTGAGGAAGTGGGAGGTTATCAGGGTACAGAGCAGATCCCTTCAGGAGATGATGAGTTTTTGATGCATAAAGTTGCGGCAAAATACCCTGAGCAAATCCTTTACTTGAAGGAAAAGGAAAGCATAGTAAAGACACAGCCACCGCAATCAATCTCTGCTTTGTACCATCAAAGGAAACGTTGGGCAAGCAAGTGGACTTTTTATGAAAATTTATCAACCAAGGCTGTTGCGGTTTATGTATTCTCTTTTCATTTGATTTACATTCTCTTAGCAATTGGGGTATTTATAGGTTGGATCAAACCATTGATTTTTATCACCCTATTTACAATAAGGGTAGCTTTAGAATGGTTTTTTTTAAAAGATATATTGTGTTTTTTTGGGCATCGAAACAAGCAATGGTTAATTCCTCTTACAGCTCTATGGTACTCTCCTTATGTGGTGCTGATTGGCTTGACGGGAACTTGGGGAAGTTATGACTGGAAGGGAAGACAGCTGAGCAAGTCTTTGAAACCCTCAGAAGAACGAATAGATTAAACACTATTATATCATGACAGATTTGGAATTTGAAGTACTGGATGAATTGTACTTTGTCACTTCCTTCAAAGCACTGAAAAATGAAATCGAAGTGGAAGAAGCAGTGCTTAAAAATTGTCTGAAAGAACTGTTGGAAAAGCAGTGGGTACGTTGCTTTAAGACAGTCGATACAGAGGAAGATGAAGAGGGATTGGATTTTGAAAATAAATACGCTGAATATTACTACCTTGCTTCAAAGAAAGGGCTGATGGCTCACAATAGAAGCTAACTATTTTCAGCCTGCTAAAAACTGGAACATTTTCAGGTGCCAATTTGGATGTCTATACGCTTATCTCATAGGTTTCATTGGTGCCGAAACCCGTATTTTACATATGTACGACATATATTCTGACAGGAATCCTGCATTTTTTATCAGACAAAAGCTTTTTGGGAGTAAGGTAACAGTCTTTGGACTGGTGATGATCGTTTTTGCATTGGTGATTGCATCATTGGGGTATCTGATTATGCCCGATGACACGCCCTATGCCAATGACGGTATGCTTGAAATTGCTCGCCAACCTCCCGGCTTCAAGGTGAAAGTGCTGAAACTCAAAAAAGACTTTGACGTGCCAAGAGCAGGGCTTTTTGAAAAGATGTTCTTTGGTCAGGAAAATCCTTACGAATTGGTTCCCCTAGCTGAAGAACCGATAGTAGAAGGGGATTCAGTTTTTTATGTGGTTTACCCTGGTATTGAGAAAGAGAATGCCCGTACAACAGAGAGGTTGACCCTTTCTTACCCTATCGTCAGATGTGTAAAGTCGATTTATGTAGGCAAATCAGAAAAGCTTGGTCGTAATATACCCGTCAATTTTGTAACCTCTGAAGACCGTTACATTTTCCTTGATCCTGATGAAAGTGTTCGTTCTGTCTTGAAAGAAGACTTATATGAAGAGTTTTGGGAGCAGAATATAGAGGAAAAAGTTTACTATCTGGGTACTGATAAAATTGGTCGAGATGTAATGAGCAGATTGATGTATGGTGCTCGTATTTCACTGATGATAGGCTTTTTGGCAGTGTTGATTTCCTTGCTTACAGGGCTTTTCCTTGGCTCAGTGGCAGGTTTCTTTGGTGGAATTGTAGATAGTGTAATCATGTGGCTGATGACTGTTGTATGGTCATTGCCGACGATTATGCTGGTAGTGGCCATCAGGCTTGTACTACAAAGTGATGACATCTGGGTAACCTTCCTAGCTGTAGGTCTGACTATGTGGGTGGAAATTGCCCGTATAGTAAGGGGACAAATTACCTCTATCAAGCAGAAGCAGTATGTTGAGGCTGCCAGAGCATTGGGATTCTCCAAACGAAGAATTATTTTCAATCATATCCTTCCAAATATTGTAGGCTCACTTATTGTTGTGAGTGCTTCCAATTTTGCCACGGCGATACTGGTCGAAGCAGGCTTGAGCTTCTTGGGACTTGGCGGACCACTCAGTATGCCATCATGGGGAGTTATGATTAAGGAAGGGCTGTCGGAGCTCACACCAAGCGGACAATGGCACTTGATTATCCTGCCTTGTGTGTGTATTAGCCTGATGGTACTTGCCTTTAACTTACTGGGGAATGGATTGCGAGATGCGTATGATCCCCATACCAAATAATTGAACTAACTTATACTGTAAATAGACAGGGACAAACCCTGCAAAATAAAGTCTTAACTGCACATGGCTATTTCTGTAGAAAAACAGCTGATGATAAAGGAGCTTGAATTATCATCACTCTTTGAGACCATTGACGCCATCAACGGTAATGCCTCTGAGGATAACCTGTTCAAGCTTTTCAAACTGACAGTAACTTCCAACCCAAACGTAAAGAGTCTGTTGCTCTTTGTAACGGATGATCAAGGGGATTGGAAATGTGTGACTTCTCATGGTAGCTCAAAGGACTTGAAAGAATGGCGTTTGCCAAAGGCGTGCCTCAAATATACTGAGCCATCAAACTTCGATTGTGAAGAGGGAGACTTCTCAGGTTTTGATATGATTATACCTGTATTGCATAAGCAGCAGTCTTTGGCGTATGTATTGATTGAAAAAGAACCGGTTCCTGCAACAGAGGAAAAGCTAACGGTCAATTTTATTGAGGCTCTTGCTAATATTATCATTGTAGCTGTTGAGAATAAAAAGTTTGCTCGTCGTGAAGCACGTCAGCGCGAGTATCGTAAGCAATTGGAAATTGCTCGAAATGTCCAGTCTTTTCTTTTCCCGAAAGAACTTCCTAATGGCGATGAGTTAAGTGTAGCGGCAAGTTACCTGCCTCACCATACAATCGGAGGTGACTATTATGATTTTATTCAGATAGATGAAGACCGTTTCCTGATGTG is a window from the Limibacter armeniacum genome containing:
- the bcp gene encoding thioredoxin-dependent thiol peroxidase, with the translated sequence MELTIGQKAPEFIAKDQNGDEIKLSDFKGKKVVLYFYPKDNTPGCTAQSCNLRDNYEALQAKGYEVIGVSTDGEKSHQKFIAKHELPFRLIADEDKAVHELYGTWQLKKMYGREYMGTVRTTFIIDEEGNIEDIIGKVKTKEHTAQILK
- a CDS encoding glycosyltransferase, which codes for MLEPIAIFFLVVYAFSLLFLRKGWRELPSLGFSRDKLSSTTQVTVLIPVRNEAANILNLLNDLTAQSVENFEVVVVDDHSDDETVRLVRQFEPGDHFNLRFITASKGVGKKSALTLGMSYASGELIVTTDGDCRVPEKWLETILRYYDTFQPQMICGGVTFHQEKNLWQKMLTVEFMSAIGTGAASLGLRKPNMCSGANLAFTKTVFEEVGGYQGTEQIPSGDDEFLMHKVAAKYPEQILYLKEKESIVKTQPPQSISALYHQRKRWASKWTFYENLSTKAVAVYVFSFHLIYILLAIGVFIGWIKPLIFITLFTIRVALEWFFLKDILCFFGHRNKQWLIPLTALWYSPYVVLIGLTGTWGSYDWKGRQLSKSLKPSEERID
- a CDS encoding transporter encodes the protein MTDLEFEVLDELYFVTSFKALKNEIEVEEAVLKNCLKELLEKQWVRCFKTVDTEEDEEGLDFENKYAEYYYLASKKGLMAHNRS
- a CDS encoding ABC transporter permease — its product is MYDIYSDRNPAFFIRQKLFGSKVTVFGLVMIVFALVIASLGYLIMPDDTPYANDGMLEIARQPPGFKVKVLKLKKDFDVPRAGLFEKMFFGQENPYELVPLAEEPIVEGDSVFYVVYPGIEKENARTTERLTLSYPIVRCVKSIYVGKSEKLGRNIPVNFVTSEDRYIFLDPDESVRSVLKEDLYEEFWEQNIEEKVYYLGTDKIGRDVMSRLMYGARISLMIGFLAVLISLLTGLFLGSVAGFFGGIVDSVIMWLMTVVWSLPTIMLVVAIRLVLQSDDIWVTFLAVGLTMWVEIARIVRGQITSIKQKQYVEAARALGFSKRRIIFNHILPNIVGSLIVVSASNFATAILVEAGLSFLGLGGPLSMPSWGVMIKEGLSELTPSGQWHLIILPCVCISLMVLAFNLLGNGLRDAYDPHTK
- a CDS encoding PP2C family protein-serine/threonine phosphatase gives rise to the protein MAISVEKQLMIKELELSSLFETIDAINGNASEDNLFKLFKLTVTSNPNVKSLLLFVTDDQGDWKCVTSHGSSKDLKEWRLPKACLKYTEPSNFDCEEGDFSGFDMIIPVLHKQQSLAYVLIEKEPVPATEEKLTVNFIEALANIIIVAVENKKFARREARQREYRKQLEIARNVQSFLFPKELPNGDELSVAASYLPHHTIGGDYYDFIQIDEDRFLMCIADVSGKGIPAAILMSNFQGGVRTLVRQESKLDYIVKELNRLIMENAQGENFITAFLMIYDKSSRTLSYVNAGHNPPFLFRGGEFGRLEAGTTIIGSFKTLPFLEKGIIENIDDFFVFCFTDGFTETYNDQGEELGDEQLLKFLEANIHLDQQSLHKNMIAHLNTFKGHQAYADDITLLSCRVKLP